The Thalassophryne amazonica chromosome 6, fThaAma1.1, whole genome shotgun sequence genome includes a region encoding these proteins:
- the LOC117512314 gene encoding lens fiber major intrinsic protein-like: MWEFRSMSFWRAVFAEFYGTMFFVFFGLGAALRWTTGSHNVLHVAFCFGLAAATFIQSIGHISGGHINPAVTFAYLIGSQMSLFRAFFYIIAQCLGALAGAAVLYGVTPINMRGNLALNQLQPGISLGMATTMEVFLTLQLVICIFAVTDERRNGRMGSAALAIGFSVLMGHLLGLYYTGAGMNPARSFAPAVLIRNFVNHWVYWVGPMIGGAVGALLYDFMLFPRMRSLSERLATLKGTRSPEAEGLQETRGEPIELKTQAL; this comes from the exons ATGTGGGAGTTCAGGTCCATGTCTTTCTGGCGGGCAGTGTTCGCAGAATTCTATGGCACCATGTTCTTTGTCTTCTTTGGACTCGGGGCAGCCCTGCGTTGGACCACAGGCTCCCACAATGTTCTCCATGTTGCCTTTTGCTTTGGGCTGGCGGCTGCCACCTTCATCCAGTCCATCGGCCACATCAGTGGAGGACACATCAACCCAGCTGTGACTTTTGCTTACCTGATTGGCTCACAGATGTCCCTTTTCCGGGCATTCTTCTACATTATAGCCCAGTGTCTTGGAGCGCTGGCTGGTGCCGCTGTGCTCTATGGAGTCACACCGATCAATATGAGAGGAAACCTGGCGCTAAA TCAGCTGCAGCCGGGCATTAGCCTGGGCATGGCCACCACCATGGAGGTCTTCCTCACTCTGCAGCTTGTCATCTGCATCTTTGCCGTGACAGATGAGAGGCGCAACGGACGCATGGGCTCTGCTGCCCTAGCCATTGGCTTCTCCGTGCTCATGGGACATCTTCTCGGG CTGTACTACACGGGAGCAGGAATGAACCCAGCGAGGTCTTTCGCCCCCGCTGTCCTGATCAGGAATTTTGTCAACCACTGG GTGTACTGGGTGGGGCCCATGATTGGTGGCGCTGTTGGTGCTCTGCTATATGACTTCATGCTGTTCCCTCGTATGCGCAGCCTCTCTGAGAGGTTGGCCACGTTGAAGGGCACCCGATCCCCAGAGGCAGAAGGTCTGCAGGAAACCAGGGGAGAACCCATCGAGCTCAAGACACAGGCCCTATAA